From Terriglobales bacterium:
CCCAGGCGGCGGAAGAGCAGTTCAGCGTGCGAGTCGCCGTCGGCGTCAACCGCGTCTATGAATTGCAGCTTGCCGATTACATCCATGTGATCGTCGTCGGTAATTTCAGAAAACAACTTTCTCAAGTCGCCACTCGATTCCTGCCGCACCACGTAGGTGATGTAGGCATTCAGAGGAGCAGATTTCGCTGGCGCCAGCTTCTTGCGCAACGCGCACTTGGCGGTGAGCACAAGTTCGGCGTCGTTGTCGTAGTCGAGATCGAAGGCCTGAATGCTGGGCGTAAAGCTGTCGGCAGCTATCACGCGCGTGGACTTGCCGGCATAGGCTGTCAGCTCCGCCAAGGCCTGTTTTTCGATCGCGTCCGTAAGACGCTGCTTCTCATCTGCTGTCCAGGGAAATTTATAGGAGTGCGTGTCATAGGCGGTGGCATCGGATATCGCGACTAGGAATTGTGGCTCCCCTTGCCCTCTTCTTTTCAACACAGGGGCAGGACCTTTCAGAGGCGGAACTGAAGATGTTGCAACTCCTTTTTCAGGGGTAACCGGTTCCGGCTTACGCTCGGCCTCCCGCTTACGCTCGACCTGCGTGGGTGCCGTGGATTCCTCAGAGCCCGCAGAAGCGCGGCGGCGCAGCGCAGGCCGATTGGGATCAGATTCAGAAGGATCAGCATCACCTGCAGAAGGCGAGCCAGGCGTAGCCTGCTGATCGGGCTGAGCAGCAGCCTCAGCCGGAGTTGGAGTAGGCGCAGGCTGGGCTGAAGTTGGGGTTGGCGACGGTGTTGGCGCAGGTGTAGATGCAGGCTGCGACGCAGGCGACGCGCTTCCGCCGTGCTTCAGGTGCGGCCTCTCGTCCGTGTCTTGCAAAGACACCGGCACAGGTGAGGATGGTGCCTTTTTGGCTGCAACAATGCTGGCTGCCGATTTCCATTTTCCGCTGGCCAGCCAATCGTCTTTGGACTTGCCGGTGCTTTCGATGGTAAACAGACCCAGTGACTCTCCGTTCTGCTGCACGTCATAGACGGTCCCCGGCTCCAGCGCCATGGGCACAGGATTGACGTAGTAGATGGTGGCGTCCTGGTATGTCTTGTTCTGAAAGATGCTGATGGCGTGCAGCCTGGCCGTAGCGGGTATCTTTAGGTCCTTATCAATAGGAACCGTAGCGGGAAGCTCGAGCACCGCCAGGGCGCGTATCCTGGCACGTGCTTTCTTCTGCGCGGCACAGGTTGATGGGACAACCAGCGGCAAGGTGATGGCGGCGACCGCCAGAATCCGGTATAAATACCTGACCGGTGAGCGGAGGGCGAGCGCTGACGCGCGCGAGCCAGCCGCGAGGGCGTAGCAGCGCGGAGCCCTTGGGAAAAAAGACGCAAATCGTTTTTCGTAAGCAAGGAGCGCAATCATGAAAGTCAAAGGCAAAGCACCTGATTTCAGCATCCCTGATGAAACCGGGAAAACCGTCCATCTGAAGGATTTCCGCGGCCAGGAGGTTGTGCTGTTCTTCTATCCTAAGGCTAACACTCCCGGCTGAACCCTGGAAGCGTGCGGGTTCCGCGACGCATACAGCAAGTTGCAAAAAGCCGGCCTGGTGGTCCTGGGCATCTCTGCCGACAGCCCCAGCGCCCAGCTTAAGTTTAAACAACAGCACGATCTGCCCTACACGCTGCTGGCTGACCAGGATAAAAAAGTGGCGCAGAAATTCGGCGTCCTCAAAGAGAAAAATATGTACGGCAAGAAGGTGATGGGTATTGCCCGTACGACGTTCGTGATTGACAAGGAAGGCAAAATTGCCAAAGTCTTCGAGAACGTGAAGCCCGAAGGGCACGCCGAAGAGGTGCTGGCTGCGCTCAAGGACGGCAACACAGCCGGATCATGACGTATCCGTTATCCCTCTGTCATATTGAGCGGAGCGCAAGGAGACAACCTGCAGCAAGTAGCTGGATCGCCGCATCTTCCTGTCATGTTGAGCGGAGCGCCGCGATCCTATCTCAGAGAAGAGAATCTGAAGCGCGGAGTCGAAACATCCCGAAGATGCTGAAAGAGCCAATGCAGATTCAGGGACTTCTCTTCCATGGAATGTCTATACCGTTTTAACTATTTGTGTGGGGTTCTATAACTTTTTGTCATCCCGACCGGAGCCGCGCACTTTGCGGCGGAGCGGAGGGACCTGGGTTTTTGCGGGCTACAAACGCAGCAATGCTCCAAATCTCGACAAGTCACAGGAATACCGCTATGCTGCCCGGCTGGGGAAACCGAACCGGCGTAAGCCGGAGTCGGTTGGATCACCGCATCTTCCTGTCATGTTGAGCGGAGCGCCGCGATCCTACCTCAGAGAAGAGAATCTGAAGCGCGGAGTCGAAACATCCCGAGGATGTCTTCAGAATAAATGCAGTGTCAGGGAATTCTCTCGATACAGCCGCATGCTAAATAACTTTGCAGCGAGCTGCGGCTTTCTAAAGACTTTTAATTTTTAATGTAAGGTAAAAAGTGCTTAGGATGAATAATGAATCTGTAGGGGCAGCGTAGAATTGCCGCTATTCGCGGGGTTAGAGTATGCCATTACCGTATCTATTCCACTGCAAAACGTGTCATAAGCCCATTCTGCTCCCATGTGAAACGCTTGCGCGCACGCTTGAAGATATAGCACTCCAATCCAAGGATGCTTCGCTTGTAGCCGTTGCATGTCATCACTGCAGCCATGTTCATACTTATGCCCTGACAAACGCGGAGCCGCTGACGGACGATGCCAAGGGTATGGAGATACTCTCGAACCAAAGCGGAGATATGGAAGTCGTTGCAACTCTCCTATGCGATGCGCAAGGTTGCGACAGTCTGCTACCACTATTCGCGCAATGGAGTGCGACCACCACTCCCGCAGAGAAGCAAACCGCCGCTGCCGCTTGGACATGGGCAGATATGACTTGCCAAAGTGGACATCCAATACGTAAGCCCGTCGTTGGTTCAGAGTCCTTTGTTTCCCTGAGCTGTCCGAATGGGAAACGAGAGGATTCGCAACGCTGTGATGCAATATTTGAGTATCCTAGAGATTGGTTTGAAGTAGGCAAGCGTATGGAGTGTCCATTCTGTGGGCTCACATTCAAACTTACCGCTGAACACATCCAAGAGCTTAAATAGGCTGGCAACACAGATTTAGCCCACTGCCCCTTTGAGGTCCGGCTTTACAGCCTTGCTTCCGGCAAATTACACTAGTTGTTTTGCAGCAGCTTGATCGGCGTCCGTTGAGGGACCCCCTTTGGCTCCGAGGTGAACGCGAAGCGATCCCCGGGCTGTCGAATTTTTAGAAATACACGCGAAGGAGAACTTTTCGATGGCAGAGAAGAATGTGGATGAAAAGGTTAAGCAGATCATCGTGGAACAACTGGGTGTAGATGAGGGTGAAGTCACGCCCAGCGCCTCGTTCGTAGATGATCTGGGTGCGGATTCACTGGATACGGTGGAGCTGGTCATGGCTTTCGAAGAGGCTTTCGACATCGAGATTCCGGACGAGGATGCGGAAAAGATCAAGACTGTGAAAGATGCGATTGATTACATCGCCAAGAATTCGAAAGGCGGAAAGTAGTTGGTTCTAGAAGCTCGAAGGGTCGTCGTCACAGGCTTGGGGCTGATATGCGCGGTGGGCAACACCGTGGAGGAGGTATGGAAGAACCTCCATGCCGGCCGGAGCGGGGTCCGGCGTATTACGCAATTTGACGCCTCCGAATTCGCCTGCCGTATTGCGGCCGATGTCAAAAACTTCGATCCTCTCAATTTCATCGAAAAAAAAGAGCTGAAGAAGATGGCCCGCTTCATCCAGTTGGCGCTTGCTGCAACTGATGAAGCCATGAACATGAGCGGCCTGAAGATCACGCCGGAAAATGCCACGCGCGTGGGCGTTCACATCGGCTCCGGCATTGGTGGTTTCGATGTCATCGAGCGTGAGCACAGCGCGCTGCTGGCTGGCGGTCCACGCAAGATTTCGCCGTTTTTTATTCCGTCGGCCATCGTCAACCTTGCGGCCGGCCAGGTCAGCATCCGCTGGGGGGCCAAAGGGCCCAACGAGGCCACCTGCACCGCCTGCACCACCAGCGCCCACTCCATCGGCGATGCTATGAAGATCATCGCTCGCGGCGATGCCGAGGTCATGATCGCCGGCGGCAGCGAAGCCGCGATCACTCCCATGGGCATCGGTGGATTCGCCGCCATGCGTGCGCTTTCCACCCGCAATGATGAACCGGAAAAAGCCAGCCGCCCCTTCGACGCCGGACGCGACGGCTTTGTGGTCGGCGAAGGCGCCGGCATCCTGATTCTTGAGGACCTGGAGCACGCCCAGCGCCGTGGCGCAAAGATTTATGCGGAACTAGTCGGCTATGGCATGAGCGCAGACGCGTATCACATTACCCAGCCTGCGGAGGGCGGCGAAGGGGCTTACCGCGTGATGTTGAACACGCTAAAAGATGCAGGCGTCGGTCCTGAAGTCGTGGATTACGTGAACGCGCACGGCACTTCCACGCCCCTGGGGGATCGCCTTGAGACCATGGCCATCAAGGCCGCCTTTGGCGAGCATGCGAAAAAACTGCCGGTAAGTTCAACCAAGTCCATGACCGGGCACGTGCTCGGCGGCGCAGGTGGCATTGAAGCCGGCATCACGGTGCTGGCCCTGCGCGATCAATGCCTGCCGCCCACGATCAATCTGGAAAATCAGGACCCCGAGTGTGACCTGGATTACGTCCCCAACCACGCGCGCAAAGCCAAGGTTGAGTACGCCTTAACCAACTCCTTCGGCTTCGGCGGCACCAACGGCTGCCTGCTGTTTAAACGCTGGGCTGAGTAGGTCTGATTCGCTGAGTAGCTCTGTTTCAACGAAGAAAACTGCGAGCGAAGCGTGCAGCAAAGGTGGGAAGTCCCCCGGGCTTTATTGATTCCTGTATTAATAACGCCCTAATTGCGCCGCTTGCGGCGCACGGTGGGAGCCCCCGGCTTTAGCCGGGGGTAAACGGGCTTAAAAATCGGGCTTTAGCCCCGGCGGAGCAGGATCAACGTCCGCTCCAGGCCGTGCCGATGACCACGGGTATTCACTCGCGACCAAGACCAATCCCGCGCGAACGGGATTTTCCCAAATATACTTGCGATGATAGGCGTAATCATCCACGTCCCGTATGCGATGCTCGTTGTTTCCTGCTTGCCATACTTCGTCACGAAAGGCAGCTTCTTTCTTGGCACGGAACGAAAAGCCTCCTTTGATGAATTGCATTGTCTTCTCAAGGGAAATGTCCGGCGCTGGAGTGAGCAGCAGATGAATATGGTCGGGCATAAAGACGTATTCGTGAATGGCGTATCGTTTCTTTTCGCGGTCGGCGCGCAAGAGATTTAAAAGAAGCATTGGCAAAGTTTCGGCGGTGAACAATGATCTTCTTTGATGGGTGCCGGCTGTTATAAAAAATGTTCGGATATTTTGCGGAGCTAACTTCATGGCTCACCGGGGCTAAAGCCCCAATTTTATTTCATCCTTACCCCCGGCTAAAGCCGGGGGCTCCCACCGGCGCCACTCGCTTCGCTCGCAGCGACTAGGTTTACGTTTTTGAGCTTTGATCTTGCACAACAAGGCGCATATCCAGAGAAATCGTCGGGAATGCGTGCGGGCATACCCATGACCTTGCAGCGCGCTTTGCGCGCAACGGGTGGGAGCCCCCGGCTTTAGCCGGGGGTAAACGGGTTTAGAAACGGGCTTTAGCCCCGGCGGAGCAGGATCAAGGTCCGCTCCACTCGCGACCGAGACCCATGGGGTGCCGGCTGTTATAAAAAATGTTCGGATATTTTGCGGAGCTAACTTCATGGCTCACCGGGGCTGAAGCCCAATTTTATTTCATCCTCACCCCCGGCTAAAGCCCGGGGCCGGAAAACATTTCTATCAGTTCGAATACACGCTGCCAGGGGCTCCTTGAGTGGATTTCTCCGGGAACTATCGCGTTCGTTCCGGTGTCAAATCTTGATGTGTTCCCGCTCACGAAATGGCTCTGGCGGCGTCTCAGTTCGAGGCGTGCCTGTCTCATCTACATCGCATTGGTTGTGATCTTGGCAAGCATAGGCATCGCCTTTCACCTGCAATCTATGCTTTTCGCCAGGCGAGTTAATCGGATGGTGACAGCGTTGTCGAGTTTGAAAACCGGCGTAACCTCCAGGGCGGAAGCACTGTCGCTCCTGCCCGAGCTCACCTTCACCCGGCCGGCGGATGGACTCTTCGACGTCTGCAATCCACGCTACATAGACAAGGCCGAAGAGTGCTCCTATCTCATCATCGATTCGCGGGCCACGGACGGGCTGTTTGCTCTTATCAACAAGGTCAGTGACTATACGTCTCCTTATCTGACCGATGACACATACTTATCTGTACTGAAGTATTGGGGATTCCGGTATTACCGATTCATCGTGCGTGTGCAGTTTCGCGAAGGTAAGGTGTCGGACTTCGGTTATTCGTTGGCAATCTCGGGACGAGGCTACAAGTCTTACGAGCTGATCCACGCTGACGTTGATTGCAGCAAACACTTGAGCGAGATAGGGCAGGATGAAAGCCCGCATTACCGCGTAATCCATCCTACCCCATGGGCCGAAAGCAGCATCACTGTGGACTTCACTTCGCATGCGCTCCGTGAGCTGCTGCAGCACGCTTTCCATCCACAACTAAAGTGCATGTGGCTTTCTTTTGCGGGATGCAAAGAAGCCAACCAGGTGCTTCCCGAAGCAGAAAACGACAGATTGAGAATGGAAAATGCAGCCTCTTTCTGAAAAAACCCTGTAAAGACTTCAATTAAATTTTCCACCGGAGCTGAAACAAAACTTTACTTTTCCAGGCTGGATTTCTGGGTTGCTGAGAAGTACAATTCTTCCAAAGTAAGTAATTACTTACTTACTTACTTTAAACGAGGCGCTTAGTAATTTTGCGTTGACGTCGTATTGGCCCAAGTGTCTCAGGCCGTAAAGACGAGGGCGAACCCCATCAAACCCAGGCTCTGGGCGAATGAAGAATACGCACGACAATGCAAGAAAGCCGAGGAGCCA
This genomic window contains:
- a CDS encoding transposase, yielding MKLAPQNIRTFFITAGTHQRRSLFTAETLPMLLLNLLRADREKKRYAIHEYVFMPDHIHLLLTPAPDISLEKTMQFIKGGFSFRAKKEAAFRDEVWQAGNNEHRIRDVDDYAYHRKYIWENPVRAGLVLVASEYPWSSARPGADVDPAPPGLKPDF
- the acpP gene encoding acyl carrier protein gives rise to the protein MAEKNVDEKVKQIIVEQLGVDEGEVTPSASFVDDLGADSLDTVELVMAFEEAFDIEIPDEDAEKIKTVKDAIDYIAKNSKGGK
- the bcp gene encoding thioredoxin-dependent thiol peroxidase, whose product is MKVKGKAPDFSIPDETGKTVHLKDFRGQEVVLFFYPKANTPGUTLEACGFRDAYSKLQKAGLVVLGISADSPSAQLKFKQQHDLPYTLLADQDKKVAQKFGVLKEKNMYGKKVMGIARTTFVIDKEGKIAKVFENVKPEGHAEEVLAALKDGNTAGS
- the fabF gene encoding beta-ketoacyl-ACP synthase II, whose translation is MVLEARRVVVTGLGLICAVGNTVEEVWKNLHAGRSGVRRITQFDASEFACRIAADVKNFDPLNFIEKKELKKMARFIQLALAATDEAMNMSGLKITPENATRVGVHIGSGIGGFDVIEREHSALLAGGPRKISPFFIPSAIVNLAAGQVSIRWGAKGPNEATCTACTTSAHSIGDAMKIIARGDAEVMIAGGSEAAITPMGIGGFAAMRALSTRNDEPEKASRPFDAGRDGFVVGEGAGILILEDLEHAQRRGAKIYAELVGYGMSADAYHITQPAEGGEGAYRVMLNTLKDAGVGPEVVDYVNAHGTSTPLGDRLETMAIKAAFGEHAKKLPVSSTKSMTGHVLGGAGGIEAGITVLALRDQCLPPTINLENQDPECDLDYVPNHARKAKVEYALTNSFGFGGTNGCLLFKRWAE